The following proteins come from a genomic window of Natrinema saccharevitans:
- a CDS encoding 4a-hydroxytetrahydrobiopterin dehydratase yields the protein MADLLSDDEIEAELPDGWDREGDEIVRIYEFDDYLRGVNFAQMVGEIAEAQFHHPEIVIRYAELEIRLTSHEEGGITEDDIEMAELIEAERGD from the coding sequence ATGGCCGACCTGCTTTCCGACGACGAGATCGAGGCGGAACTCCCCGACGGCTGGGACCGCGAGGGGGACGAGATCGTTCGGATCTACGAGTTCGACGACTACCTCCGCGGGGTCAACTTCGCCCAGATGGTCGGCGAGATCGCCGAGGCCCAGTTCCACCACCCCGAGATCGTCATTCGCTACGCCGAACTCGAGATCCGGCTGACATCCCACGAGGAAGGCGGCATCACCGAGGACGACATCGAGATGGCGGAACTGATCGAGGCCGAACGCGGAGACTGA
- a CDS encoding undecaprenyl diphosphate synthase family protein produces MGLYERYLAFRIRRHDGDPPDHVALVITERDLLERGAYETLTDFFEWATEYASQITVYVSVLDEAAVPALQRELETIDAPRPVAVRGPGDQARADAPIRIGIGLGGKHEFTSAVRTLAERVDAGELAPDEIDDDRVEDHLVFPSEPDLVIKTGAERLSDFMIWQSVYSELYFTDVNWRDFRKRDFLRAVREYCNRSRRFGR; encoded by the coding sequence GTGGGACTGTACGAACGGTACCTCGCCTTTCGGATCCGTCGTCACGACGGCGACCCGCCCGATCACGTCGCGCTCGTGATCACCGAGCGCGATCTCCTGGAGCGGGGGGCCTACGAGACGCTGACCGACTTCTTCGAGTGGGCCACGGAGTACGCGTCGCAGATCACGGTCTACGTGAGCGTCCTCGACGAGGCCGCGGTGCCGGCCCTCCAGCGGGAACTCGAGACGATCGACGCGCCCCGGCCGGTCGCGGTTCGGGGTCCGGGCGATCAGGCGCGGGCCGACGCGCCGATTCGGATCGGGATCGGACTCGGCGGCAAACACGAGTTCACCAGCGCGGTCCGAACGCTGGCCGAACGGGTCGATGCGGGCGAGTTAGCGCCCGACGAGATCGACGACGACCGCGTCGAGGACCACCTGGTCTTCCCGTCGGAACCGGATCTGGTGATCAAGACCGGGGCCGAACGGCTCTCGGATTTCATGATCTGGCAGTCGGTCTACTCGGAACTGTACTTCACCGACGTGAACTGGCGGGACTTCCGCAAGCGGGACTTCCTCCGGGCGGTCCGGGAGTACTGTAATCGGTCGCGACGGTTCGGTCGCTGA
- a CDS encoding HAD family hydrolase codes for MALDHDYDFWLLDLDGTLVDVEWSYTRGVFDRVGDRLGREFSDRQAEIIWNGLTGSRDRQLEAWGVDPDAFWTAFHEEENPIERAERTYLHEDAAVVGDLEVPVGLVTHCQEFLTEPVLDHLDIHDWFDARLCCTEETGWKPDPTPVERVMNDLGVGHNGHRGVLAGDGACDVGAAWNAGLDAIHVERVGHEQRGRCVLGDHRVTSFDELY; via the coding sequence ATGGCCCTCGATCACGACTACGACTTCTGGCTGCTCGATCTCGACGGGACCCTCGTCGACGTCGAGTGGTCCTACACGCGGGGGGTCTTCGATCGGGTCGGCGACCGGCTCGGTCGCGAGTTTTCCGACCGACAGGCCGAAATCATCTGGAACGGCCTGACCGGCTCTCGGGACCGCCAGCTCGAGGCGTGGGGGGTCGATCCCGACGCGTTCTGGACGGCCTTTCACGAGGAGGAGAACCCGATAGAGCGGGCCGAACGGACCTACCTCCACGAGGACGCCGCCGTCGTCGGCGACCTCGAGGTTCCCGTCGGGCTGGTCACGCACTGTCAGGAGTTTCTCACCGAGCCCGTCCTGGACCACCTCGACATCCACGACTGGTTCGACGCGCGACTGTGCTGTACCGAGGAGACCGGCTGGAAGCCCGATCCGACCCCCGTCGAACGGGTGATGAACGACCTCGGCGTCGGCCACAACGGCCACCGCGGCGTCCTCGCCGGCGACGGGGCCTGTGACGTGGGCGCGGCCTGGAACGCCGGCCTCGACGCGATCCACGTCGAGCGCGTCGGCCACGAGCAGCGAGGCCGATGCGTTCTCGGGGACCACCGTGTTACGTCCTTCGACGAACTGTACTGA
- a CDS encoding DUF92 domain-containing protein yields the protein MTAPVGRAGVFAALCTLSLAVPLFGPQVGAGVAGVVLLGAYLVPEGPLFDLLAYPGDYEDARLYGLITFVLAGVALGLIATAASMSVAVFVGTILLVGYGNLGEQLVRLRTDSDVVRVAGFCLAGSAAAVAGLAGTRALAGDPVATALPVVVFLAASGAFLAALLRDMLLRSDDPIVVLSVGLLLWLLAELGPSVGRLEIVVALAVTVALGYASYSLETASVAGMLTGVLLVLLTIVLGGYGWVAVLVSFFAIGGLSTKFRYDRKTELGVAEDNNGARGSGNVLGNAAVALVAVLGYAASDAGLLPYEPELFLFAFAGSIATAMSDTLSSEIGSVFDRPRLITTLEPVEPGTDGGVTWQGELAGLTGAVVVAAIAAGVFPEIDLVGGAIVAAAGVVGMTVDSLLGATLEGPLLGNQSVNFFATLSGALASAALVVVVPLLG from the coding sequence GTGACAGCACCCGTTGGGCGAGCCGGCGTGTTCGCGGCGCTCTGTACGCTCTCGCTCGCCGTTCCCCTCTTCGGTCCGCAGGTCGGTGCCGGCGTCGCCGGCGTCGTCCTGCTCGGGGCCTATCTCGTCCCCGAGGGGCCGCTGTTCGATCTGCTCGCCTATCCGGGCGACTACGAGGACGCCCGGCTGTACGGCCTGATCACGTTCGTCCTCGCGGGGGTGGCGCTCGGGCTCATCGCGACCGCGGCGTCGATGTCGGTCGCCGTCTTCGTCGGAACGATCCTGCTGGTCGGCTACGGCAACCTCGGCGAGCAACTCGTCAGGCTCCGGACGGACAGCGACGTCGTTCGCGTCGCCGGCTTCTGTCTCGCGGGGAGCGCGGCGGCCGTCGCCGGACTGGCGGGGACGCGGGCCCTCGCCGGCGATCCCGTCGCCACGGCGCTGCCGGTCGTCGTCTTTCTGGCCGCCAGCGGCGCCTTCCTCGCCGCGTTGCTCCGGGACATGCTGTTGCGGTCCGACGACCCGATCGTCGTCCTCTCGGTCGGCCTCCTGCTGTGGCTGCTCGCCGAACTCGGCCCCTCGGTCGGCCGCCTCGAGATCGTCGTCGCACTCGCGGTCACGGTCGCGCTCGGCTACGCGTCCTACTCCCTCGAGACGGCCTCGGTCGCCGGGATGCTCACCGGCGTCTTACTCGTCTTGCTGACGATCGTCCTCGGAGGGTACGGCTGGGTCGCCGTCCTCGTTTCCTTCTTCGCCATCGGCGGCCTCTCGACGAAGTTCCGGTACGACCGCAAGACCGAACTCGGCGTCGCCGAGGACAACAACGGGGCCCGCGGCAGCGGCAACGTCCTGGGCAACGCCGCGGTCGCGCTCGTCGCCGTCCTCGGCTACGCGGCCAGCGACGCCGGGTTGCTCCCCTACGAACCGGAACTGTTCCTCTTTGCCTTCGCCGGATCGATCGCGACCGCGATGAGCGACACCCTCTCGAGCGAGATCGGCAGCGTCTTCGATCGACCCCGACTGATCACGACGCTGGAACCGGTCGAGCCCGGCACCGACGGCGGCGTCACCTGGCAGGGCGAACTCGCCGGCCTCACGGGCGCGGTCGTCGTCGCCGCCATCGCCGCCGGCGTCTTCCCCGAGATCGACCTCGTCGGCGGGGCGATCGTCGCCGCGGCCGGCGTCGTCGGGATGACCGTCGACAGCCTCCTCGGGGCGACCCTCGAGGGACCCCTGCTGGGCAACCAGAGCGTGAATTTCTTCGCGACGCTGTCCGGCGCGCTCGCCAGCGCCGCGCTGGTGGTCGTCGTTCCCCTCCTCGGCTGA
- the lwrS gene encoding LWR-salt protein, with product MDARYVFRVRVRIEPARAAVSLESDSAETTVTLYRDAPEPGTEGWLFFRNTLWRGAVGDDYARRLAAEWLGVPERTVEAVDFRELQTDEEYLDALRAEIAADLEPFKADDVDEVLSKYLGSSIRVTESD from the coding sequence GTGGACGCCCGCTACGTCTTCCGCGTTCGCGTCCGCATAGAGCCCGCCCGGGCGGCCGTCTCGCTCGAGTCCGACAGCGCCGAGACGACGGTGACGCTCTATCGGGACGCACCGGAACCGGGCACCGAGGGGTGGCTGTTCTTCCGGAACACGCTCTGGCGCGGCGCGGTCGGCGACGACTACGCTCGCCGGCTCGCCGCGGAGTGGCTGGGCGTTCCCGAACGGACCGTCGAAGCCGTCGATTTCCGCGAACTCCAGACCGACGAGGAGTACCTCGACGCGCTCCGGGCCGAAATCGCGGCCGACCTCGAGCCGTTCAAGGCCGACGACGTCGACGAGGTACTCTCGAAGTATCTGGGCTCGAGCATCCGCGTGACCGAGAGCGACTGA
- a CDS encoding HTH domain-containing protein: protein MSDREPAVSVIADPDAGGAIGIDCYVRSSVPAAVSERIAAVTERLRTLRERGYVDELRVDQWPPQHAPGPTRTRDELVAEFERWADRHGYCLEPGFRRRTVPRSSFGVDIGSHERVRVPLVALALYEGADDAETLRAVLPCTELSYTGNERTYTVDEWLTAVETRAFDEPVRASRIDGPEALYGRQ, encoded by the coding sequence ATGTCCGACCGTGAACCCGCCGTGTCGGTGATCGCCGACCCCGACGCGGGCGGAGCGATCGGGATCGACTGTTACGTCCGCTCGAGCGTGCCGGCCGCCGTCTCCGAACGGATCGCCGCGGTCACCGAGCGGCTCCGGACGCTCCGCGAGCGGGGCTACGTCGACGAGTTGCGAGTCGACCAGTGGCCGCCACAGCACGCGCCGGGACCGACGCGGACCCGCGACGAACTCGTCGCGGAGTTCGAACGCTGGGCGGACCGACACGGTTACTGCCTCGAGCCCGGGTTTCGCCGCCGAACGGTCCCGCGCTCGTCGTTCGGCGTCGACATCGGCTCGCACGAACGAGTCCGCGTCCCGCTGGTGGCGCTGGCGCTCTACGAGGGCGCTGACGACGCCGAGACGCTGCGGGCCGTCCTCCCGTGTACGGAACTCTCCTACACCGGCAACGAGCGGACCTACACCGTCGACGAGTGGCTCACCGCCGTCGAAACGCGGGCGTTCGACGAGCCCGTCCGCGCGTCTCGGATCGACGGTCCGGAAGCGCTGTACGGGCGGCAGTAG
- the hemA gene encoding glutamyl-tRNA reductase, which translates to MSTGVVTAARVTHGSGSVDQLAAASPDGQESAVEELLAVPDVEEAYVLSTCNRVEAYVVGPDHAVGRAALEEFFAGVADEAVVVTDHDESLRHLMRVAAGLESVILGEDQIIGQVRTAYEDSRDAGGIGSMLEAGVTKAIHVGERARTETAINEGVVSLGSAATRRVAEEIPLEDATALVVGAGEMGKLAARSLAAADVAEVVVANRTVAHADHLVDDLEAETDARAAPLEALDSVTSRADVVVTATGSEEPVVEPRHLEGPSEQVVVDLGQPRDVAPAADDLSSVRVFDLDDLESITEETREKRADAAREVEAIVDREFELLTEQYKRARADEAIAAMYEAAERIKEREVETALSHLEEPSEQHREVLESMADSLVNQLLAAPTKSLREAAAEDDWSTIHTALQLFDPEFGGNDGPIAPPSIAPTTGSGEAGIGATDDD; encoded by the coding sequence ATGTCGACCGGGGTCGTCACTGCGGCGCGAGTGACGCACGGAAGCGGTAGCGTCGACCAGCTCGCCGCGGCCAGTCCCGACGGACAAGAAAGCGCCGTCGAGGAACTCCTGGCCGTTCCCGACGTCGAGGAAGCGTACGTCCTCTCGACGTGCAACCGGGTCGAAGCCTACGTCGTCGGGCCGGACCACGCCGTCGGCCGGGCCGCCCTCGAGGAGTTCTTCGCCGGCGTCGCAGACGAGGCGGTCGTCGTGACCGACCACGACGAGAGCCTGCGTCATCTCATGCGGGTCGCCGCCGGCCTCGAGTCGGTGATCCTCGGCGAGGACCAGATCATCGGACAGGTCCGGACCGCCTACGAGGATTCGCGCGACGCCGGCGGCATCGGCTCGATGCTCGAGGCCGGCGTCACGAAGGCGATCCACGTCGGCGAACGCGCCCGCACCGAGACCGCGATCAACGAGGGCGTCGTCTCGCTGGGCTCGGCCGCGACCCGCAGGGTCGCCGAGGAGATCCCGCTCGAGGACGCGACCGCGCTGGTCGTCGGGGCCGGCGAGATGGGGAAACTGGCCGCACGAAGTCTCGCGGCCGCCGACGTCGCGGAAGTCGTCGTCGCCAACCGGACCGTCGCCCACGCCGACCACCTCGTCGACGATCTCGAGGCCGAGACCGACGCCCGGGCCGCGCCGCTCGAGGCGCTCGATTCCGTCACCTCGCGCGCCGACGTCGTCGTCACGGCGACCGGCAGCGAGGAGCCGGTCGTCGAACCCCGCCACCTCGAGGGGCCGAGCGAGCAGGTCGTCGTCGACCTCGGCCAGCCCAGGGACGTCGCCCCGGCGGCCGACGACCTGTCGTCCGTCCGGGTCTTCGATCTGGACGATCTCGAGTCGATCACCGAGGAGACGCGCGAGAAGCGCGCCGACGCCGCCCGCGAGGTCGAGGCGATCGTCGATCGGGAGTTCGAACTGCTGACCGAGCAGTACAAGCGCGCCCGCGCCGACGAGGCCATCGCGGCGATGTACGAGGCCGCAGAGCGGATCAAAGAACGGGAGGTCGAGACCGCTCTCTCACATCTCGAGGAGCCGTCCGAGCAACACCGCGAGGTCCTCGAGTCGATGGCCGACTCGCTGGTCAACCAGTTGCTCGCCGCGCCGACCAAGAGCCTGCGGGAGGCCGCTGCCGAGGACGACTGGAGTACGATCCACACCGCCCTCCAACTGTTCGATCCGGAGTTCGGCGGGAACGACGGCCCGATCGCCCCGCCGTCGATCGCCCCCACCACCGGGAGCGGCGAGGCGGGAATCGGCGCGACCGACGACGACTGA
- the uppS gene encoding polyprenyl diphosphate synthase, giving the protein MKRWLRKRVDAAYERLLSREVSGAPTHVAVIQDGNRRYARKRGGDAHEGHRAGAETTERVLEWCQEIGVEELTLYTFSTENFDRPAEQKEALFDLLCEKLREFADADRVHENEVSIRAIGEIDMLPERVRDAVDYAERRTRGYDQFVLNIALAYGGRSRLLEATRGVAADVEAGDLDPEEIDIEDIERRLYDRPIRDVDLIIRPAGEERTSNFLPWHANGNEAAVFFCTPYWPEFSKADFLRGIRTYEHRAESWRRTRARRALALLGAVSETELAEARAIVDRFRDSLPSAERPDAGDLEGGDSGGQAAD; this is encoded by the coding sequence ATGAAGCGGTGGCTCCGAAAACGCGTCGACGCGGCGTACGAGCGGCTGCTCTCTCGCGAGGTCTCGGGTGCGCCGACCCACGTCGCCGTGATTCAGGACGGCAACCGACGGTACGCCCGCAAGCGGGGCGGCGATGCCCACGAGGGCCACCGCGCGGGGGCCGAGACGACCGAACGCGTCCTCGAGTGGTGCCAGGAGATCGGCGTCGAGGAACTGACGCTGTATACCTTCTCGACGGAGAATTTCGATCGGCCAGCCGAGCAAAAGGAGGCGCTGTTCGATCTCCTCTGTGAAAAGCTGCGAGAGTTCGCCGACGCCGACCGCGTCCACGAGAACGAGGTCAGTATCCGCGCGATCGGCGAAATCGACATGCTTCCCGAGCGAGTCCGAGACGCGGTCGACTACGCCGAACGGCGCACTCGCGGCTACGATCAGTTCGTTCTCAACATTGCGCTCGCTTACGGCGGTCGCTCGCGACTGCTCGAGGCCACCCGCGGAGTCGCCGCGGACGTGGAGGCGGGCGACCTCGACCCCGAGGAGATCGACATCGAGGACATCGAACGCCGGCTATACGACCGGCCGATCCGGGACGTCGACCTGATAATTCGACCCGCCGGCGAAGAGCGCACCTCGAACTTCCTGCCCTGGCACGCCAACGGCAACGAGGCCGCGGTCTTCTTCTGTACGCCCTACTGGCCGGAGTTCTCCAAGGCCGACTTCCTGCGGGGGATCCGCACCTACGAACACCGCGCGGAATCGTGGCGGCGGACCCGCGCCCGGCGCGCGCTGGCCCTGCTGGGTGCCGTCAGCGAGACGGAACTCGCCGAGGCCCGGGCGATCGTCGACCGGTTTCGCGACTCCCTGCCCTCCGCCGAACGGCCCGACGCCGGCGATCTCGAGGGCGGCGACTCGGGCGGTCAGGCCGCGGACTGA
- a CDS encoding helix-turn-helix domain-containing protein — protein MSTIADLRLPAAETALATAFERAPAATFELESSVSKTRPSLWVADVDRETADAAFRADPSVEAAELLVETDARLLYDVTFADESGTGRLWEDLLVDGGSLLEARASDGWWQVTVRYRDRETLCEAYERLLERGINVELRRVTDVTDTGGHATRLTPEQQEALEAALEYGYFEIPRGVSMEELADELGISHQALSERFRRAYETLVDAELQPVGEGSRFD, from the coding sequence ATGTCGACGATAGCCGATCTCCGGCTGCCGGCCGCGGAAACGGCGCTTGCCACCGCCTTCGAGCGCGCGCCGGCGGCCACGTTCGAACTCGAGTCCTCGGTCTCGAAGACCCGCCCCTCGCTGTGGGTGGCCGACGTGGATCGCGAGACGGCCGACGCCGCCTTCCGCGCGGACCCGTCGGTCGAGGCCGCCGAACTGCTCGTCGAGACCGACGCCAGGCTACTGTACGACGTGACCTTCGCCGACGAGTCGGGGACCGGCCGCCTCTGGGAGGACCTGCTGGTCGACGGCGGCTCCCTGCTCGAGGCCCGGGCCAGCGACGGCTGGTGGCAGGTGACGGTCCGCTACCGGGATCGCGAGACGCTCTGTGAGGCCTACGAGCGGCTGCTCGAGCGGGGAATCAACGTCGAACTCCGGCGCGTGACCGACGTGACCGATACCGGCGGCCACGCGACGCGGCTCACGCCCGAACAGCAGGAGGCCTTGGAGGCCGCGCTCGAGTACGGCTACTTCGAGATCCCTCGCGGGGTGTCGATGGAGGAACTGGCCGACGAACTGGGAATCTCGCATCAGGCGCTCTCCGAGCGGTTCCGCCGGGCCTACGAGACGCTGGTCGACGCCGAACTCCAGCCGGTCGGCGAGGGGTCGCGGTTCGACTGA
- a CDS encoding DUF5778 family protein gives MADANHRPVDEDLYQRTKALLEPGEIELNGAIVHTDYDGQEDVKMMQATIDVGDVIAEHSGHDPTDCYVYSGNDDPDFSSNQHQGLTLDDEEFVWECQQLLREGSFDIVIYYRATADHEAILEEIRELGFDVTGVEGE, from the coding sequence ATGGCAGACGCAAACCACCGGCCCGTCGACGAGGACCTCTACCAGCGGACCAAGGCGCTGCTCGAGCCCGGCGAGATCGAACTCAACGGGGCAATCGTCCACACCGACTACGACGGCCAGGAAGACGTCAAGATGATGCAGGCGACGATCGACGTCGGCGACGTCATCGCCGAACACTCCGGCCACGACCCGACGGACTGTTACGTCTACTCGGGCAACGACGACCCCGACTTCTCCTCGAACCAGCACCAGGGTCTGACGCTGGACGACGAGGAGTTCGTCTGGGAGTGCCAGCAACTGCTGCGCGAGGGCAGTTTCGACATCGTCATCTACTACCGGGCAACGGCCGACCACGAGGCCATCCTCGAGGAGATCCGCGAGTTGGGATTCGACGTGACCGGCGTCGAAGGCGAGTAG
- a CDS encoding precorrin-2 dehydrogenase/sirohydrochlorin ferrochelatase family protein, translated as MIPLLHDFTDETVLIFGGGPVGARKARRFAREARVIVVSPAFADREFGAAERVRAAPDPADVPAWLERTEPALVVAATDDAAVNEAVADAARDRGALVNRADRSGERDVGSVVVPATVREDPVTVAVATGGTAPVLSKYLREELEETLSGAGEMAWVCGELRAELKARDVPAERRRSIVTDVVNSPDLWTALRTGTSNCAQVIEDVLGEERSGGDRT; from the coding sequence ATGATACCGCTCTTGCACGATTTCACGGACGAGACGGTGCTGATCTTCGGCGGCGGTCCCGTCGGGGCCCGGAAGGCCCGGCGGTTCGCCCGCGAGGCGCGGGTGATCGTCGTCAGCCCGGCCTTCGCCGATCGCGAGTTCGGCGCGGCCGAACGGGTCCGGGCCGCGCCCGACCCCGCTGACGTCCCGGCGTGGCTCGAGCGGACCGAGCCCGCCCTGGTCGTCGCCGCGACCGACGACGCGGCGGTCAACGAGGCCGTCGCCGACGCGGCCCGCGACCGGGGCGCGTTGGTCAACCGAGCCGACCGGTCGGGAGAACGCGACGTCGGCAGCGTCGTCGTCCCCGCGACCGTCCGCGAGGACCCGGTGACCGTCGCCGTCGCGACCGGCGGCACCGCGCCCGTACTGAGCAAGTACCTGCGCGAGGAACTCGAGGAGACGCTTTCGGGGGCCGGCGAGATGGCGTGGGTCTGTGGCGAACTCCGCGCGGAACTCAAGGCCCGCGACGTGCCGGCGGAGCGCCGTCGATCGATAGTCACTGACGTCGTCAATTCCCCGGACCTTTGGACAGCTTTACGTACGGGTACTTCCAACTGTGCCCAAGTGATCGAGGACGTGCTCGGCGAGGAACGCTCAGGGGGTGATCGAACGTGA
- a CDS encoding DUF7344 domain-containing protein, producing the protein MAAVVVMATPNTAPPVDVERFVRLTNVPLDEAYALLANARTRLALHALSAAEPPVSVTELAAVVADRDDADERTVEASLVHVVLPKLAGANVLEYDGETGLIRLERPVVAAAEPFADPSRPERSGPNASP; encoded by the coding sequence ATGGCAGCAGTAGTCGTGATGGCGACTCCGAACACCGCCCCGCCAGTCGACGTCGAACGGTTCGTTCGGCTGACGAACGTACCGCTCGACGAGGCGTACGCGCTCCTCGCGAACGCACGGACGCGACTCGCCTTGCACGCGCTGTCGGCAGCCGAACCACCGGTTTCGGTCACCGAATTGGCCGCCGTCGTCGCCGACCGGGACGACGCCGACGAGCGGACCGTCGAAGCGTCGCTCGTCCACGTCGTCCTCCCGAAACTCGCGGGCGCGAACGTGCTCGAGTACGACGGCGAGACCGGCCTGATCCGGCTCGAGCGACCCGTCGTCGCGGCCGCCGAGCCGTTCGCGGACCCGTCGCGTCCCGAGCGATCGGGGCCGAACGCCTCCCCGTGA
- the ahbB gene encoding siroheme decarboxylase subunit beta: protein MSTDVDLTERERAVVNAYQGGFPVTERPFEPAAAAMRGHGVDITATELLETVRDLDERDVLSRFGPLVNAQEIGGAATLVAMHAPENRFDEVVEAVNDHREVAHNYEREHPHLNVWFVVSVADEDRVAAVLDEIEAETGQETYNLPKRREFRVEAKFYVDGPLNGDGDVEAAGIDRSELGPEVEPTDAATLSPAERDLVIEIQDGMPLTETPYGDVADAIGRDREWVLETVKRFEREGKIRRIGVVPNHYALGYTENGMTVWNVPDEVVPEVGPEIAALPFVTHCYRRPRHEGVWPYNFFAMTHGRSEAESQRRVEQVRERMEEYWDVTADDWDTLHSTRILKKTGIRMAERADANTRAR from the coding sequence ATGAGTACGGACGTCGACCTCACCGAGCGCGAGCGGGCGGTCGTCAACGCCTATCAGGGCGGATTCCCCGTCACGGAACGACCGTTCGAACCGGCGGCAGCCGCCATGCGCGGCCACGGGGTCGACATCACGGCCACCGAACTACTCGAGACGGTCCGCGACCTGGACGAACGGGACGTCCTCTCGCGGTTCGGGCCGCTCGTCAACGCCCAGGAGATCGGCGGCGCGGCGACGCTGGTCGCCATGCACGCTCCCGAGAACCGGTTCGACGAGGTCGTCGAAGCGGTCAACGACCACCGCGAGGTGGCACACAACTACGAGCGCGAACACCCTCACCTCAACGTCTGGTTCGTCGTGAGCGTGGCCGACGAGGACCGCGTCGCGGCGGTCCTCGACGAGATCGAGGCGGAGACGGGCCAGGAGACGTACAACCTGCCGAAACGCCGGGAGTTCCGCGTCGAAGCCAAGTTCTACGTCGATGGCCCGCTGAACGGTGACGGGGACGTCGAGGCGGCCGGCATCGATCGCTCGGAGCTTGGACCCGAAGTCGAGCCGACCGACGCGGCGACGCTCTCGCCGGCCGAACGCGACCTCGTGATCGAGATTCAGGACGGCATGCCCCTAACGGAAACGCCCTACGGCGACGTCGCCGACGCGATCGGGCGTGACCGCGAGTGGGTCCTCGAGACGGTCAAACGGTTCGAACGCGAGGGCAAGATCCGACGGATCGGCGTCGTCCCGAACCACTACGCGCTGGGGTACACGGAGAACGGCATGACGGTCTGGAACGTACCCGACGAGGTCGTTCCCGAGGTCGGTCCCGAAATCGCCGCACTGCCGTTCGTGACCCACTGTTACCGGCGGCCGCGCCACGAGGGCGTCTGGCCGTACAACTTCTTCGCGATGACCCACGGCCGCAGCGAGGCCGAGAGCCAGCGCCGTGTCGAACAGGTTCGGGAACGGATGGAGGAGTACTGGGACGTAACAGCCGACGACTGGGATACTTTGCACTCGACACGGATCTTGAAGAAGACCGGCATACGGATGGCAGAGCGAGCGGACGCGAACACCAGAGCGCGGTAA